Part of the Halogeometricum rufum genome, CGCTGTCCGTCCTCGTTGCGCGGAGCGGACCGCTGGAGATTACGGCCATAGTCGCCGTCGTCGTCGCCACGCGCGGCGTGATGGTCTGGCATCAGGCGTCCGGACCCCGCTGGAGGGAGGAGTTCGAGCGCGTCCGGTCGCCGCGCGAGTGGTCGCTGACGCGTCGGGAGTGGGTCGTCCTCGCCGTCGGCTACCTCCTCTTGGCGGTCGCGAACTATCGCGAGGCGACGGCAATCGCGCGAATCGCGGGGTGAGACGACCGTCGAGCCAGCGGTCGCGACGCGACGACGCCGACCGGTCGCTCACTCGTCCAGTTCGAGGTAGCTCATCGCCTCCTCGTCGGACACCTGGTCGAACCGCTCGTAGAACTGCCCGACGCCCATGAACCCGCTCGGGGTCAGGAGGCAGACGACGTCGTCGGCCATCGCCGACAACTCGTCGACGGTTCGGGGCGGTCCGACCGGCACCGCCAGCACGATTCGCTCGGCGTCGCGGTCCGCGAGCATCCGCAGACAGGCCCTGACGGTCGACCCCGTGGCGACGCCGTCGTCGACGACGACCACGCGCTTTCCCGTCAGGTCGGGAGCCGGTCGGTCGCCGCGGTACTGTTCGACCTTTCCCCGGGCGTTCTCGGCCTCGCGTTCGCGCTCCCGTTCGAAGTAGTCCTCGTCGGACCCGGTCCGGGAGAACGCCTCCTCGTTGCGCCAGACGGTGCCGTCGCTGGCGACGGCGCCGATGGCGTACTCGGGGTTCCCCGGCGCGCCTATCTTCTGTGCGACGACGATGTCGAGCGGTGCGTCGAGCGCGTCCGCGACGGCGCGGCCGAGGGGGAGCCCCCCGCGGGGAATCGCGAGGACGACGTCCGCGTCGACGCCCCGGTCACGGAGCGCCGCGCCGAGTCGCGCTCCCGCCTCGGCCCGGTCGCTGAATCGGCGAGGGTCTGCCATGCGTGTTCGTGTGTGAACGTCTCCCACTGCCCTGAAACGCGCGAACGTTCCCACGCGATAGGAACGACCCCGACCGCTAAAGCGCGGCGGGCGCGTCGGTTTCAGCATGACGCAGCGCAGCGAGACGCTCGTCGACATCCCGGTCGAGGGCGTCGAACTGGAGGGGATGCTCGAAGTCCCGCCCGGGGCGACGGGACTGGTGGTGTTCGCTCACGGGAGCGGGTCGAGCAGGAAGAGTCCGCGCAACAACTACGTCGCCGAGGTCATCCGCGAGCGAGGGCTCGGAACGCTCCTGTTCGACCTCCTGACCGAGGAGGAGGACCGGCTTCGCGAGAACCGCTTCGACATCCCGGTGCTGACGGACCGCCTCGTCGCCGTCACCGAGTGGGTGCGGGACCGCGACGATACCCGCGACCTGAACGTGGGCTACTTCGGGTCCAGTACGGGCGCGGCGTCTGCGCTTCGGGCGGCGGCGCGTCTGGGCGACGACGTGGGCGCGGTGGTCTCGCGCGGCGGCCGCGTCGACATGGCGTCGGAGGTGCTCGACGACGTCGGGGCGCCGACGCTGTTCGTCGTCGGGGGTGCCGACACGCAGGTGCTGGAACTCAACCGCGACGCGTTCGCCCGCCTCGACTGCGAGAGAGACCTGCACGTCGTCGAGGGCGCGGGGCACCTGTTCGAGGGCGAGGGCGAACTCGAAGAAGTCGCCGCGGTGGCGGCGGACTGGTTCGAGGACGCGCTGTAGGGGCCGACGGGCGGGGCAGACGGTTACGACCGCGAGCCCGCGAGTCGAATCGCTGGCTCACTCCTCGGGACCGCCGTCAGAAATCGTGAAGACGGGCAGGTCGCTGGTCCGGACGACGCGTTCGGTCACGCTGCCGAGGAACCGCTGGTCGAGTCCCGTCTGCCCGTGCGTCCCCATCACGATACAGTCGACGCCGTACTCGTCGGCGTACTCTGTGATGGCCCCGTGCGGCGACCCGGTCAGGACCGACGCCTCGACGGTCCCGACGCCCGCCTCCGTGGCGCGTTCGACTATCGCGTCGAGCACCCGCTGGCCGGCGTCTTCGAGCGACTCCAGGAGGGTGGCGGGGTCGGTGCCGCCGTGGAGGACGCCCGCGTCGACGACGTGGACCGTGTGCAGTGCCGCACCGGTCAGTCGGGCCAGTTCGATGGCGTGGTCGGCGGCGGCCCGCGCGCAGTCGCTGCCGTCGGTCGGCACCAGAATCGCGTCGAACGGGAGGTCGACGATCGTCCCCTCGTGGACCGTGACGACCGGCACGGGCGACTCGCGTATCGTCCGCTCGGCGACGCTCCCGAGTACGAACCGGTCGACGCCGGTCCGGCCGTACGTTCCCATCACGATGCAATCGATAGCGTGTTCGGTCGCGTAGTCGAGGATGGTGCGGTGAATCCGGCCCTCTGATTCGACCGCGGTGACGCTCACGTCGAGACCGGCGTCGGTGGCTATCTCGGCGGCGGGCGACGTCGCGCGCTCTGCGCTCCGCGCGAGTCCGTCGTCCGCTTCGTCCGCCGTCGACGACTCCCCGGGTTCGAGGACGTGAACGACGTGGAGGTGGGCGTCGAACCGCCCCGCGAGTTCGACCGCTGTCTCGGCCGCGGCCCGCGCGACGTCGCTCCCGTCGGTCGGCACCAGTATCGAGTCGTACATGGTCGCTCTACCGGTCGGTACGGCGCGGGGGACATCAACGTGACACTCGGTCCCGGTCCGCAGGAATCGGTCGCGGTTTCCCGGCGGCGGCCGAACCCGCGGCGACGGCGGATTCCGCGGTGCCGTCACGGCGGCGGGCGACTCATTCGGAGTAGCCCTCCTGGAGGAACACCCCCTCGGTCTCGTATATCGCGACGAGTTCGGTGATGAACTCCTCGTACGTCTCGTCATCCTCCAGGTGGTCGTCCAGTCGCTCTCTGAGTTCGTCGCTGATTTCGAGTGTGTGCGTCACGGTCGGAGAGGCCTCCACACTCCCGTACGCGGACGAGCGTCAAATAGACACACACCTGTCGACGGGGCGGGCCGGCGTCGCCACGGACGGTCGAGTCGGCATCCGCGCGGCGACGGAACGGTCTCAGTCGCCGTGGGTGTACCCCCGGTCCGGGACCGGTTCCCCGTCGATGGTCACCGCTTCCTCCGTGACCTCCCCGACGACGGTCACCGGAACGGGCGAGGCCGTTCGCGCGGCCTCCAGTCGGTCGCGAGGGACCGTGAACACGAGTTCGAAGTCCTCGCCCGTGTAGAGGCCGCACTCGCGTTCGTCGGCGTCGGTCGTCGCCTCCTCGAAGACGGCGTCGTCGAGCGGAACGCGGTCCCACGCGACGGCGAAGCCGCAGTCGCTGGCCTCGGCCAACTGGTGGAGCGACCGGGCCAGTCCGTCGGAGGAGTCCATCATGGCCGACGCGTGCGGGGCCAGCGCTCGGCCCGCGGCGACTCGCGGTTCGAACCGGAAGAGGTCGTTCCCCCGGTCGTGTGCCCCTCGCTCGAACGCGCGGATGGCCGCTCCGGTCCGTCCGAGCGTCCCCGTCACGCAGACGGCGTCGCCGACCGCCGCGGTGGACCGATAGACGGGCGCTTCCGTCCGGCCGACGACGGCGGAGGCGACCGTGAACTCGTCGTGAGTGTCGAGGTCACCGCCGACGTACCGGCCGTCGACCAGTTCGCAGACGTCGCGCGCGCCGCGGACGAACGCGTGCAGTTCGTCGCCGTCGAACTCGGGCGCCGCGTAGGCGGCGACGGCGGCCGTCGCCTCGGCCCCCATCGCGGCGACGTCCGACAGCGAAGCGCCGACGGCGCGCCAACCGGCGGTGTACCGCGTCGTCCCCTCGGGGAAGTCGGTCTGCTGGTGGAGCATGTCCACCGTGAATATCAGGTCGCCGACGACGGCGGCGTCGTCGCCGGCGTCCGGGAGCCACTCGTAAATCGCCGCGAGCGATTCGCGTTCGTCCATGTCCGAGGATGGGGACAGCGGCGGATTATTCTTTGCTAGCACACCACAGTCTCTGTACCGATGGCGAACCCAACAGTCACGATTCGATACCTCGACCGGAATCCCATCTCGTCGCGTTCGACGGAGTTCGTCGAGCGGAAGGGAATCGGGCATCCCGACTCCATCTGCGACGGTATCGCCGAAGCCGTCTCCAGACACCTCTCGCGGCGCTATCTGGACGAGTTCGGTCGGATTCTCCACCACAACACCGATAGCGTGCAACTCGTCGCCGGAACGACGGACCCGGCGTTCGGCGGCGGAACGGTCGGCGAGCCGATGTACGTCCTCCTCGGCGGCAGAGCGACGAAGACCGTCGACGGCCGACGAATCCCGGTCGACGACATCGCCGTCGAAGCCGCCGAAGACTACGTCGACGCGCGGTTCCGGGAGGTGTCCAGAGACGACGTCGAGTTCGAATCGAGAATCGGAGAGACGTCCGTGGAGTTACGGTCGCTGTTCGACGCGGGCGCGGTTCCACGAGCGAACGACACCAGCGTCGGCGTCGGCTACGCTCCGCTGTCGGAGACCGAGAGAATCGTCCGCGGGATCGAATCGGAGCTACGCGGAGCGATTCCGGCGGTCGGCGAGGACGTGAAGGTGATGGCGTGGCGCTCCGGGGACGACCTCCGACTCACCGTCGCGGCCGCCGTCATCTCGCGGCACGTCGCCGACATCGACGAGTACGTGGCGGTGAAAGAGTTAATTGGTGAGACCGTCAGACGCTACGCGACCGAGCGGACGACTCGAACGGTACACGTCGACGTGAACGCCGCCGACGACGTCGGGTCGGAACGCGTCTACCTCACCGAGACCGGCCTCTCCGCGGAGATGGGCGACGACGGGAACGTCGGACGCGGGAACCGAGTGAACGGGCTCATCACGCCGCACCGACCGACGAGTCTCGAAGCGACGGGCGGGAAGAACCCGGTCAGCCACGTCGGGAAACTGTACAACGTCGTGGCGACGAACGCCGCCGAACGCGTTCACGAGACGCTCGGTGCCGACCACACGGAGGTGAAACTGCTCTCGAAGATCGGTGACCCGGTCACGGAACCGATGGCCGTCGACATCGACACGACGGCGCGCGACGACGAGGCGGTGCGGCGCGTCGTCGAGGACGAACTCGAAGAGACGCCGTCGCTCACGGAGGCCCTCGTGGCGGGACAGGTGCCGCTGTTTTGACCGCTTCCCGTCCGCGTTGCGGTCCGCGGCACAGAGTCGACCGCGGCGGGTCGTCGGCGGATACGCCTCGACTAGCGTCACCGCGTCCCCGGCGCTATCGACTCGCCTTGATGCCGACGAACGAGCCGTCGCCGTACCCCGACTCGACCGGTTCCGGACCGTCGACGTCGCCCGGCCAGTGGTAGATGGTCTGCACGAAGTCGAAGTCGGTGAAACCGGCGGTCTCCAGCGCCTCGACGAGTTCCTCCGTCGAGACGAACACCGCCTCCCGGTAGAACGGGTTCGCCTCCTTCTTCTCCTGATAGGTTCGACCGACCGGGCTGTCCCTGTCGATGTACCCGACGACGAGCGAACCGGAGGGAGCGAGGACGCGTTCGGCCTCCGCCAGCGTCCGGGGGATGTCGTCAACGAAACAGATGGTCGTCACGATGAGCGCGGTGTCGAACGTTCCGTCGCTGAACGGGAGGTACTCTGCGACGCCTCTGACCGCCTCGATTCCGCGTTCGCGGGCGTACGCGAGCATCTCGACCGCGGGGTCGAGTCCGACCTGCATCCCGAGCGGTGCGGCGAACCGACCGCTGCCGACGCCTATTTCGACGCCGTAACCGGTCGTCGACACGAGGCGACCGAGGGCGTCCAGTTCGGACTGGTAGGCGTCCTCGTGCGCCTCGAACCAGTCCTCGTATCGCTCGGTATGCGTCTCGAACGGGGCTGTCTTCGGCATGGGTGGATGTACGAGCGACGTCGATACCAATGTTCGGGGCGGGACGAGCCCGCTTCCGGGAAACGCTTGTTACGACGCGCTCCGTCAGTCCTCGTATGGCCGACGCCTCGACGGTAGAGAAAGGTGGCGCCGGATTCGAGGGCGTGAAACTCCTCCTCTGTGAGAATCCCCTCCCGCCCATCGACGAGGCGGTCGAAGCCGCCCGGGACGAACTGCCGAGGAGCAACCACTACACAGAACCTCACTCGGCGCCGTTGCGAGAACTGCTCGCCGACCGCGTCGGCGTTTCGACCGACCACGTTCACGTCAACGCCGGGTCCGAACTGATTCTCCGCCAGTTGTTCGACCGGTTCGGACAGCAGGTCCACCTCCTGACGCCGACTTACCCCCTGTTCCCGGAGATTTCCGAGGTGTACACCGAGACGCGGCTCACCCCGGGCGATGACTTCCGGTTCGACCTCCGCGAGTTGGAGGTCCCCGACGGGACGACGCTCGCCGTCCTCGTGAACCCGAACAACCCGAACGGGACCGGATTCGATACGGCGCCGCTCCCGGCGTTGCTCGACGCGAACCCCGAGGTGCGGTTTCTGGTGGACGAGGCGTTCGTCGACTTCGTCGACGAGTCGGTGACGGACCTCGTGCCCGAACACGACAACCTGCTCGTGACCCGGACGCTGTCGAAGGCGCACAGTCTGGCCGGCTTTCGCGTGGGGTACGCGGTCCTTCCCGAAGCCGTTGCCGCCGACCTGAACGCGAGCAACGACGCCTATCCGCTCACGCGACCGAGTCAGGCGGCGGCCATCGCGACCCTCGAACACGAGTCGAAGATTCGAGGGCGCATCGCCGACCTTCGGTCGTGGGCGGGGCAACTGGCCGCCGACCTCCGGTCGCTGGGCGTCGAGACGTTCCCGACGGAGACGTACTTCTTCCTCGCGGACTTCGCCCCGCACGACGCGGCCGACGTCGCGGCGGCGCTACGAGACCGGGATATCTACGTCAAGCCGCTCGACGACGACCGACTCGGTCCGGGGTACATGCGCGTGACGACGGCCCGACCGACGGACAACGAACGGGTCGTGAGCGCGCTGGAGGAGATACTCTGAGGGGGCGGCGTCAGGCGAGTCCGCGACGGAGGAGTTTCACGCCGAGCATCAGTACGATACCGCTCAGAAAGACCGCGAAGTGCAGCGCCGCCTTCCGGACGTCTCGATCCTCTTTTATCTCGGGAATCAGGTCCGAGCTGGCGATGTAGACGAAGTTACCCGCGGCGAACGGGAGGAGGAACACGGGCGTCCACCCGACGACGCCGGCGAGGTAGTGGCCCGCGACGCCCCCGAGGATGACGGTGGACTGCGTGAGGTAGTTGAGGACGAGCGCTTGCGTCCGATCGAACCCGCCGTACACGAGGACGCCGAAGTCGCCGAGTTCCTGCGGAATCTCGTGCAGCGCGATGGCTGCCGCCGTCACGAGTCCGACCTCGACGCCGAGGAGGAACGCGCCCGCGACGACCAGTCCGTCGATGAAGTTGTGAATCGTATCGGAGAGCAACACGAGGTACGACACCGGTTCGTGGTCGTGCGTGGCCGCGTGGTGGTGGTGCCAGTGGATGAACTGTTCGAGGACGTAGAACAGACAGAACCCGGCCACGAGAGACAGAAACAACGGGAGCGTGTCCGCTCGACCGTACTCCTGGATGGCGCGGGGGAGGAGGTGGAGGAAGGCGCCGCCGATAAGGCCACCGGCGGCCAACGCGACGAGCAACAACAGGACCCTGTCCAGCAGTTCGTCGTTCAGAAAGAGCGTCAGAGCGCCGAGCCAGGCGATCAGGCTTATGCAGAACGTCGTCCCGACGGTCCAGACGAGTGGGTCCATCGGCCGAGCATGCGTTCGGGACGACGATAGGTGTTCGGACGGCCATCCCGC contains:
- a CDS encoding DUF7557 family protein translates to MTHTLEISDELRERLDDHLEDDETYEEFITELVAIYETEGVFLQEGYSE
- a CDS encoding ZIP family metal transporter, giving the protein MDPLVWTVGTTFCISLIAWLGALTLFLNDELLDRVLLLLVALAAGGLIGGAFLHLLPRAIQEYGRADTLPLFLSLVAGFCLFYVLEQFIHWHHHHAATHDHEPVSYLVLLSDTIHNFIDGLVVAGAFLLGVEVGLVTAAAIALHEIPQELGDFGVLVYGGFDRTQALVLNYLTQSTVILGGVAGHYLAGVVGWTPVFLLPFAAGNFVYIASSDLIPEIKEDRDVRKAALHFAVFLSGIVLMLGVKLLRRGLA
- a CDS encoding class I SAM-dependent methyltransferase, with the translated sequence MPKTAPFETHTERYEDWFEAHEDAYQSELDALGRLVSTTGYGVEIGVGSGRFAAPLGMQVGLDPAVEMLAYARERGIEAVRGVAEYLPFSDGTFDTALIVTTICFVDDIPRTLAEAERVLAPSGSLVVGYIDRDSPVGRTYQEKKEANPFYREAVFVSTEELVEALETAGFTDFDFVQTIYHWPGDVDGPEPVESGYGDGSFVGIKASR
- the thiL gene encoding thiamine-phosphate kinase is translated as MDERESLAAIYEWLPDAGDDAAVVGDLIFTVDMLHQQTDFPEGTTRYTAGWRAVGASLSDVAAMGAEATAAVAAYAAPEFDGDELHAFVRGARDVCELVDGRYVGGDLDTHDEFTVASAVVGRTEAPVYRSTAAVGDAVCVTGTLGRTGAAIRAFERGAHDRGNDLFRFEPRVAAGRALAPHASAMMDSSDGLARSLHQLAEASDCGFAVAWDRVPLDDAVFEEATTDADERECGLYTGEDFELVFTVPRDRLEAARTASPVPVTVVGEVTEEAVTIDGEPVPDRGYTHGD
- a CDS encoding dienelactone hydrolase family protein, producing the protein MTQRSETLVDIPVEGVELEGMLEVPPGATGLVVFAHGSGSSRKSPRNNYVAEVIRERGLGTLLFDLLTEEEDRLRENRFDIPVLTDRLVAVTEWVRDRDDTRDLNVGYFGSSTGAASALRAAARLGDDVGAVVSRGGRVDMASEVLDDVGAPTLFVVGGADTQVLELNRDAFARLDCERDLHVVEGAGHLFEGEGELEEVAAVAADWFEDAL
- a CDS encoding universal stress protein; translated protein: MYDSILVPTDGSDVARAAAETAVELAGRFDAHLHVVHVLEPGESSTADEADDGLARSAERATSPAAEIATDAGLDVSVTAVESEGRIHRTILDYATEHAIDCIVMGTYGRTGVDRFVLGSVAERTIRESPVPVVTVHEGTIVDLPFDAILVPTDGSDCARAAADHAIELARLTGAALHTVHVVDAGVLHGGTDPATLLESLEDAGQRVLDAIVERATEAGVGTVEASVLTGSPHGAITEYADEYGVDCIVMGTHGQTGLDQRFLGSVTERVVRTSDLPVFTISDGGPEE
- a CDS encoding pyridoxal phosphate-dependent aminotransferase produces the protein MADASTVEKGGAGFEGVKLLLCENPLPPIDEAVEAARDELPRSNHYTEPHSAPLRELLADRVGVSTDHVHVNAGSELILRQLFDRFGQQVHLLTPTYPLFPEISEVYTETRLTPGDDFRFDLRELEVPDGTTLAVLVNPNNPNGTGFDTAPLPALLDANPEVRFLVDEAFVDFVDESVTDLVPEHDNLLVTRTLSKAHSLAGFRVGYAVLPEAVAADLNASNDAYPLTRPSQAAAIATLEHESKIRGRIADLRSWAGQLAADLRSLGVETFPTETYFFLADFAPHDAADVAAALRDRDIYVKPLDDDRLGPGYMRVTTARPTDNERVVSALEEIL
- a CDS encoding methionine adenosyltransferase gives rise to the protein MANPTVTIRYLDRNPISSRSTEFVERKGIGHPDSICDGIAEAVSRHLSRRYLDEFGRILHHNTDSVQLVAGTTDPAFGGGTVGEPMYVLLGGRATKTVDGRRIPVDDIAVEAAEDYVDARFREVSRDDVEFESRIGETSVELRSLFDAGAVPRANDTSVGVGYAPLSETERIVRGIESELRGAIPAVGEDVKVMAWRSGDDLRLTVAAAVISRHVADIDEYVAVKELIGETVRRYATERTTRTVHVDVNAADDVGSERVYLTETGLSAEMGDDGNVGRGNRVNGLITPHRPTSLEATGGKNPVSHVGKLYNVVATNAAERVHETLGADHTEVKLLSKIGDPVTEPMAVDIDTTARDDEAVRRVVEDELEETPSLTEALVAGQVPLF
- a CDS encoding phosphoribosyltransferase, whose product is MADPRRFSDRAEAGARLGAALRDRGVDADVVLAIPRGGLPLGRAVADALDAPLDIVVAQKIGAPGNPEYAIGAVASDGTVWRNEEAFSRTGSDEDYFEREREREAENARGKVEQYRGDRPAPDLTGKRVVVVDDGVATGSTVRACLRMLADRDAERIVLAVPVGPPRTVDELSAMADDVVCLLTPSGFMGVGQFYERFDQVSDEEAMSYLELDE